TAATTATATTCTGACGCTGACAGCCGATTGGCTaatttatttattttcAGGCACACCAAAATAACATTTAAAATAAGCCGTGGCGGATAAACAAGGAGTGATTTGTTATCTCCAGCCAGTCACCCATGGCTGATATTCCCTTAGTTAACCATATCTTGAAGCTTGAGGAGACCTGAAGAGAACCAATACAATACTTCAAGTCAGCGACTTGTTTTCCAATTTTGGCTGCTCGCAAACTTCACCAGAGATCATACAGATATCCTTTTCATTATCGGCGACCACGTTTCCTTTCCATCAATTTTGGTTCTTGATAACGAATTGTCTCAACGCACAGGCTGCATCATTGATGTCACCCATCACGCACTTATAGATAACTAGGATAACAAGATGCCTGCCAGGGATCCAAACGCCTCTCCCCATGTCCCATCGACCTTCCCCAACCGTCCCGTCTCTCCCAACAACTCCCAGCATCCCAATGCGCTCTCTCCGAACGCCTCAGGCTTCTCAATTCGCACTGTGCAGTCAAATAATGGTGTTTTGAGTTTGCCAAGTCCAGACCATCAGCAGTCGCACGGATATTTCACCCAGGCTTTACGGAGAGTTAGCGGGACAGGAGGACAGAATTTGCCTCGAATGGAAGCATCAGCAAGTGTTGGACAAGATGTACCAGATGAGAGGAATGGTTGGGACGAGTGAGTTGCCATTTGAGGCACCCACTTATGCCATGTATACTTACCATTTCGACTGTAGTACCTCGTTCCACACGCAAGCTGGTTCAACGACTTCCCAAGCCATCCGAGACTCCACAGCCCGTTTGGCGTCTGTGTCGTTCTCTACTAGACCTCGTGCATTCTCATCAACTTCCCAGGGCGACAGCTCGTACTCCCATTCAGCCCTCTCCTCAAGGCATGCCTCTGTAAACCACGGGCCCACTCATTCGGTTGCGACCTCTGTTACTGAACATCGTCCTATATACCCTAGTCACCTTAACCCCGCTATCTCTAAGCCAGGTCCGACCCCTGTCTTGGAAGACGACGAGCGGGAAGAGGTTTCTCCTTCCAAAGGCCTTCAAACCTTACCTGCATCACCCTTCACCGGTGCCAAATCAGGCCTGAGTATGATGCTGGAGCGAGATAAGGAGGAGCGGCGCGTGATGGGATTGACGGAGGCTGCTTCTCCTCGTAGTAAGCGTTCGGCTAGCTCAATTGGTAAGCCAGCaagtgatgaggaggaatcAGGCGAGAGGACTCCTATGCCACGTAGAAGCTCGCTGGTGGACGACATTCTTGAAGTATCGACTACCGAGGGTAATGCGAGGATCCCTCATGCCGgctcttccagctctctTCGCCGTTTTCTCGCCAATGAAgtaaatgaagaagaactcGGGCAGGCGCCAGACGAGAGATCGCTTCTATTGGGTGATGGTCGTGAATGCAAAAAGCGTTCTTGGGCCGGCGAGGCGTTATCCAATATTGAGGGCTGGAAGAACAATCTATTAAAGGTGACCGCCAAAGATGTTGCTGAAGGGATTATTTTGGAGCCTATTAGGACATTGCCTTCGGTCATCTTGGGATTGTTGCTCAACGTGCTAGATGGTGTCAGTTACGGCAtgatcctcttccctgCTACCCCAATCTTTGTCGATTTCGGCTCTCTTGGTGTATCCATGTTCTTCGTGTCGTGTATCGTCTCTCAGCTTGTGTTTTCTCTTGGTGGAAGCATCTTCCCCGGTGGTAACGGTTCGATGATGATTGAAGCtgtccccttcttccatatcTTGATTAATACTTTTGGACAGGTATGTGGTGACGACGATAAGGCTATCATCGCAACGACAATGGTTGCATTCGCATTTAGCTCTATCTTGACTGGTGCGCGCACTTTGCTTTCCATCTATCGTTGCTGATCCCCAGTAGGCTTGGTATTCTTCGCACTTGGTGCATTTAAACTCGGTGGTTTGATCGGATATTTCCCTCGTCATATTCTAGTAGGGTGAGTACCGCCTTTCGCCTTATGGTTCCAGTCCTCACTCGCATCCTAGATGCATCGGTGGTGTTGGTGTCTTTCTTATCGAAACCGGCCTTGAAGTCTCCCGCGGtctcaaagaagaaggcttcGAATACAACCTTGCCACACTCAAGCTTTTCTTCGAATCCGGCCATGCGATCGCATTATGGACCATCCCCCTCGCTCTGGCTATCCTCCTCCGAGTCATTACCCATTTTTGGCACCACCAACTCATTTTCCCAGCCtatttcttcatcatcccaaTCATATTCTATATTGTCATAGCCATTGGAAGATGGGATTTGCAGCacttgaggaagatgggttGGGTTTTTGATGTAGGGACGAATACGCAAGCTTGGTGGAAGTTTTACACCCTTTTTGTAAGTTAACCTGAAATAAGTGCATTTGAGCGATCACTCATTGTGTGTAGGACTTTCGCAAGACGAATTGGGAAGCTTTCTGGGCAGCTATGCCTACGCAGCTCGCTTTGGTCTTTTTTGGCATTCTACATGTTCCGCTTAATGTAGGTTCATCTAATTTTATTACACCCAAATTGTCCAGCTAACAAGATAATTTTTTTACCAGGTTCCAGCCCTCGGTGTATCGCTCAGTGAAGACAACGTCAAGCTCGATCGTGAACTAGTTGCTCACGGTGCTTCCAATATGCTGGCTGGATTGACCGGAACAGTACCAAATTATCTGACCTATGTCAACACAGTACTCTGTAAATCTATCACATCTTGTTTTGTTTATCTTCATTACTAATGGCTGTCATTTAGTCTACCGTGTGGGAGGCGGCTCCAGATTGTCAGGTCTAATGCTGGCTGTGGGAACCGCCGCCATCATGATGATTGGGCCTGCTGTCATTGCCTCTCTTCGTGAGTTCTGTACGAAATGTTAGTTAAAACAGAAAGCTGATATAGGTGTAGCTGTCATGGTCGTCGGTGCTCTGATCTTCGTTCTTGGTATCGACCTCCTTATGGAGGCTGTCTGGGATACAAGGCACCGAGTCAACAAGATGGAGTATATTACTATTTGGGCCATCGCCATTGGCATGACTATGTAAGTTAACTGCAACCATTGGTTAGGCGTCCGCTCACACATACCTGTAGCTTCGACTTTGTCATTGGACTCCTATTCGGCATCATTTTGGCCTGTATCTTCTTTGTTGTGCAAAGTTCAAGGCGTCGAGCTATTCGGGCAGTTTTCAACGGTGCAACTGCGAGATCAACTGTCAGAAGACCCAAGTGGCAGAGAAGTTTCATCCAGCAGGTCGGTTCTCAAACATATGTGATGAAGCTCCAGGGTTTCCGTAAATTATTTTGCTAGATCGTGTCACATACGGAGCTGATCAGTTTGTAGTGTTCTTTGGCACTATCACCACTGTCGAGGGCGAGATTCGAAAACTCCTCGACCTCGCTAAGTGGCAGCACAATCCGATTCGTTTTCTCATCATTGATTTTACTCTCGTCCACGGTCTGGACTTTTCTTCGGCTGAAGCATTCGTCAGGGTACAACGCCTTCTTGCTGCCAAGGATGTTCACTTGATTCTGTGTGGCGCAAAACCCGAGGGACTCGTTGGGACTGCATTGCAAGGCGTTGGCTTATGGGCAGATCGAGAAGGCACGAGGGTTGAAGTGTTTGAATCACTGAATGATGCACTGGAATGGACGGAGAACGTGTATCTGTAAGCTAAAGGGAATAACAAAAAGGCATAAGTTGACAATCTTCTTATAGTACTGCTTTTTTGGAAAACCAACAATTAATGGACTGTGAAATCACCACAGAAGTCATGGACTTCCCGAAAATTGCCAAACCGCCTTTCTCATTGTCAGAGTCTTTCCAAAACAGTCCGCGGAGGAGCCATTTGATTAAAGCAGCAGGAGATACCTTATTCCAAAGTAGGTAATTTTGCTCTTTTCGACAAGACGATGTTGACCATTATAACAAGCTTCTTACGCTTccaaagatgatgacgagcCTTCGACTCCACCACCCGAAGAACCTTTGGCCCAGCCAATTCCAGTCCTTTTACAAACTTTTGGTGCCTACTCAGCCTCTTCGgtttcctccatttccactTCGTTCTGCAAATCACTCGCTCCTTATTTCACCAAGTCTTTCATCATGTCAGGTGACACCCTTTGGATGCAAGGCGATCCTGCCGACGGGATGTACATCATTGAAGTTGGATGCTTGCGCGCCACCTACGCCTATAATGATACAACAAACTTAGTACAAGAGACAATGGTGGCAGGTACAATGGCTGGTGATTTGAGCGCGTTGAGTGAGACCACGCGAAACTGTAGCGTTGTGGCCGAAAGAGAATCAGTTTTGTGGAAGTTGAGCAAGGAGGGACTGGATAAGATGGTTAAAGAACAGCCCGAGGTTGCTCAGGCTTTTATCAAGATGGTCCTCAAAGGTGAGCTCGGCCCCAGTTACAAGGGAAAAGACTTAGAAAGCTGATAATGTTTCAgcggtggtggaagagcaGGACGTCTTGTCATCTCATCTTATTGCTGTCCTATCATAGATAGCTGGTCATTCTCTTATTTCTTGTCAAATGAAACAGTCTGGATTGTGGCCGAAGACTAGTAAATCGGCATGTTATGAAGTTGTAGTAATACTTCAAAAACTTCTAAACGTAGAGATGATCAAAATGGCATGAAACATCAGTGATATACTGGATCTGTCGTGGTGATCATCTGTTACCTGCATAAACAAATAACGTActgaatgatgaagagtaACCATGACATGGTGGTGCTTCGCCTGTTATTCATACACTCCACTATTGTCGGAAGTACAAAGATAGGTTGAATCAATGTTGATTAAATGATGTGGAGCGAGGTACTGCGTTAAAAACCCTCACATTATTTGAGACTAGTGTGGGGTGCTATATGGCTTCGTTCTCATTTTTCTAAGGTTTACTCATTGTTTGACCTTAAGCTCACTGATATTTAGTACAAATCATATTAGTTAATGTTTTTAGCTGCTTCCCCCACATTTCCGTCATCTGCCAGCAATGGACTTGCCTTCTTGCTGGTCTCAACCGTAATCCGTCGCAAATCCGTTCATCGCCGGTGGATCGTTGCCATTAATTTGTGCCATAAAAGGATGATGTCGTCGGGTGTTGCGGGCCGGTCGATTAAAAAGTTCGAAATCGGCGATTGCATCATTCAACGCGGTGGAAAGTTGTTTGTCGGTCTTTTATTATCATCAATCGTTTTCTTCACCTCGCCCACTCTTTACCGTTCCGTTACCACAACGTAATGTCCGATGCCTTACAGATATAGGGTGAGAATAGCCAGCGGCTATCAATGCAGAGTGTAAGGTAAAATACAGCTTTATTGAATGTGACAAATCCATCATGTACGAGGCGGCACCACTGCACCATAAGGATCACCTTCTCTCGGTGCTGGAAGTAGGATGGAAAGATCCCAACGCTTGTTGGGATGTACGGGGTACGGGACAATAGAGAGCAGGCgggaagaaaggaggggAGCGAATGgtgaaaagaaggagggataCTGATTAAAATGAAGACGGTTTTGATACAAGAAGACATACCCGCCAGTAACAAAAAATGCATGCAGTGCCCAAGAATAGCGAGAAAGAGCCCCATCCGTCAACAAGTGCCAAGTCGACTGCGACGGCGCTCCATGCTGCTCTGACGGAGGTAATGAGCATAGAAGAATGGCAAAAGAAACGAAGCACGATGATGCCCATCATATTCCAAACCTCTAGAccatccctcttccctAATATTTACCGAACGTGTGGTCAACGCACACAGAACTCCCCAATGGAGCCCGGTGACTGGAAGAGAATAAAGGAGGGGCACAGAGGGGCTCAATGTTCGGTCACGGCATGACACGGCAAGTTCGGATTTTTGGCTTGTTCGAAGAAAAATTGGACGTCAGGAACAATGTACAAATGGGATTCATTCTCCGACTGATTTTTTTTCAAGCCTCCAACAATTTGTTGTGATCACGGAACATAGCAGAGAATGCTTGTTGCCCAAGACAGTAATGTGGAATGCGCAGTCTCAACAAGTTTGCGTTCAGCCCTGGCGGACAAAAAGGAAATGTCGGACAGAAAACGCTGTTCAACGACCGGCCCAAACAAGTTTGTGATGCGGAAGTTGGAAGTTGGGTGTCCTTTTGGGGTTCGAAATGATTCGGGGAGTTTGTGCACCATGAAGTCACCGGGACAAACCGGAGTGAGCAGCGCAgatccttcctttccagGGTAGTCAGGAGGATATTGGTGCCTGAATTTGCCCCCCACAAACATTGGCTCCGGCCTGTTTTTGGGCCGTAGCCGGTTCGGGCGAGCGGAACGGAGGAGGTCTTTTGGTGGGACCGGTGGTGAGTGgtgggtttgggtttggcTTTCATAGATATTAGTTCCCTTGTATTTCAACTTATCAGCAACACCACTCTCCGCGCTTTCCCCATATCGTGTCTCCACTTTGTACTCTCCATTTCCGACGTCACAAATAATCGGACCCTTCGCCTACATCGCTCAACGCAGTTCGCATCGTAGCGAAGATCGCTTTCACTCCCTGACTTGCCCTCTTCTCGTCTCATCTCACCTGGCTATAAAACCACCCGGTATCCGGTGTGCGCACTTGTGCAATCATCATCGATCGTTTCCAGCACTGCGGTAAACTCTATGCTAGGGTCTGGCCAAGTACATCACTAAACCATTTTATCTGGTACCGGTACATCGTTCCCACTTTTATAACGTTACAATCTACCTTCGAGCGTTGGGCTCCATAAAAGCTTTCACACAAGTTGTTTGGCGTATCAAAAGCCGCTCTCATTTGAATACGAGAGCTCCACTACTGTTTTCTTCTCAACgacttccatctcatcgCTTGCATCTCAGGCTGCCATTGCATTTCAACAATGGCGACGGTTACAGCGACAATGGACGATCTCATCGCCAGCCTCTCCGGGAACATGCACGTTTCTCAGGAAGGATACGACCTCAAAGCTCTTCATGTAAGTCTCTTATCATTTTCAATAAGTCTTTACCTCATGTCACTCTCAGGAGTTCCTTGCTCAAAACTTGCCACTTCCGTTTCCTTCGCCCACTGCTTACGCCTACCCTGTTGTTCCACGACCACCTCCATTAAGCCGCAaaccctcttcccttccttcttacACGCACCCATCCCCCACTCCCACTTCTCTCCCGCTGCCTTACAACCAAACACCTCACCCTCCTGTTTCATATGAAAGACCTCAATCAAGTCAAACCCCAGCCCAGCGACCAGCGCCATTAAGGCGTGCCAGCTCGTTCGGCACCGTCCCGCACAGCTACGCTCCTGCTGCTAATAGCCATCAAGCACCAGAGCCGAGCTATGCGGCGTTCGAGAGCGATGCTTTTGCGCCTTTTTGGCAAGGAGCTGTGGAGGAGACGGAAAGGGAAGATCCTTGGGCGAGGATCAGGAACGCACCCACTGGTGACTTTGGATTTGCAGCCGCTCAGGAACAACCGCAGATCACGGATGGGACTGGCACACATCAGTACCAATGGGGACTTCAGCTTGGGGGTTGTGGACAGTCTCAGCAGACGGTGATGGCCGCCCAGAGTAACGGGGACGTAGGAATGGAtatggatgaggatgaagatatGGAGGACAATGAGTTGGTTGAGAGCATGGTGGAATACGGCGATGAGAACGACACTTGGCGGCGAGGCAAGTGGTGATAACGTCTTCCTTCGGGATTTCGAAACATAGAAACAAAAAGTTGTATATTAGCTTTGTTGTGATTGATGTCTgcatacatatatatagTACGATCATTGCATGTTGATGGGAACGTTATCAACATTCTGTCGCCATAATCTCAATGCCATGATCGTAACAACTTCACTGCTCGGTCTCCAGTAGCTTCACTCCATTTTCAGTTTCCGTCACACTTTTTCACACATATTGGCCATGCCGTATAACTTTACATATACTCAGCTGATCCAATAGATAATGTTCGTCGCACGGCTTGAGTTTAGCGATAGAAGAGGAGAATTTACCAACATAAACAGACA
The nucleotide sequence above comes from Cryptococcus neoformans var. grubii H99 chromosome 1, complete sequence. Encoded proteins:
- a CDS encoding vacuolar protein produces the protein MPARDPNASPHVPSTFPNRPVSPNNSQHPNALSPNASGFSIRTVQSNNGVLSLPSPDHQQSHGYFTQALRRVSGTGGQNLPRMEASASVGQDVPDERNGWDDTSFHTQAGSTTSQAIRDSTARLASVSFSTRPRAFSSTSQGDSSYSHSALSSRHASVNHGPTHSVATSVTEHRPIYPSHLNPAISKPGPTPVLEDDEREEVSPSKGLQTLPASPFTGAKSGLSMMLERDKEERRVMGLTEAASPRSKRSASSIGKPASDEEESGERTPMPRRSSLVDDILEVSTTEGNARIPHAGSSSSLRRFLANEVNEEELGQAPDERSLLLGDGRECKKRSWAGEALSNIEGWKNNLLKVTAKDVAEGIILEPIRTLPSVILGLLLNVLDGVSYGMILFPATPIFVDFGSLGVSMFFVSCIVSQLVFSLGGSIFPGGNGSMMIEAVPFFHILINTFGQVCGDDDKAIIATTMVAFAFSSILTGLVFFALGAFKLGGLIGYFPRHILVGCIGGVGVFLIETGLEVSRGLKEEGFEYNLATLKLFFESGHAIALWTIPLALAILLRVITHFWHHQLIFPAYFFIIPIIFYIVIAIGRWDLQHLRKMGWVFDVGTNTQAWWKFYTLFDFRKTNWEAFWAAMPTQLALVFFGILHVPLNVPALGVSLSEDNVKLDRELVAHGASNMLAGLTGTVPNYLTYVNTVLFYRVGGGSRLSGLMLAVGTAAIMMIGPAVIASLPVMVVGALIFVLGIDLLMEAVWDTRHRVNKMEYITIWAIAIGMTIFDFVIGLLFGIILACIFFVVQSSRRRAIRAVFNGATARSTVRRPKWQRSFIQQVGSQTYVMKLQGFLFFGTITTVEGEIRKLLDLAKWQHNPIRFLIIDFTLVHGLDFSSAEAFVRVQRLLAAKDVHLILCGAKPEGLVGTALQGVGLWADREGTRVEVFESLNDALEWTENVYLTAFLENQQLMDCEITTEVMDFPKIAKPPFSLSESFQNSPRRSHLIKAAGDTLFQTSYASKDDDEPSTPPPEEPLAQPIPVLLQTFGAYSASSVSSISTSFCKSLAPYFTKSFIMSGDTLWMQGDPADGMYIIEVGCLRATYAYNDTTNLVQETMVAGTMAGDLSALSETTRNCSVVAERESVLWKLSKEGLDKMVKEQPEVAQAFIKMVLKAVVEEQDVLSSHLIAVLS